The proteins below are encoded in one region of Methylophilales bacterium:
- a CDS encoding FkbM family methyltransferase: MNKKFLYGWWLPKEDEHFEGYFAKSIKAGDKLLYQPHHIDRCFYHIKNRKNVAIDIGAHCGFWSFYLGGNFKKVYAFEPVEIFRDCFKKNIPHANVEVIPVALGNENGFVSMNVELKNTGATHVSNKLNEADKVTMKKLDDYDLNNIDFIKIDVEGYENQVVLGAKETLIRNKPIVIVEQKGFSNEFNDGQFKAIETLESYGAKVIDKVVKDYILSW; the protein is encoded by the coding sequence TTTTGAAGGTTACTTTGCTAAATCAATTAAAGCTGGTGATAAACTACTTTACCAACCTCATCATATAGATAGGTGTTTTTATCATATTAAAAATAGAAAAAATGTAGCTATTGATATTGGTGCTCATTGTGGTTTTTGGAGTTTTTACTTAGGGGGAAACTTTAAAAAAGTTTATGCTTTTGAGCCTGTTGAAATTTTTAGAGATTGTTTTAAAAAAAATATCCCTCATGCAAATGTTGAGGTAATTCCAGTTGCTCTAGGAAATGAGAATGGTTTTGTAAGCATGAATGTAGAACTTAAAAATACTGGCGCTACCCATGTTTCAAATAAACTAAATGAAGCAGATAAAGTAACAATGAAAAAACTTGATGATTATGATTTAAATAATATTGATTTTATAAAAATTGATGTAGAAGGATATGAGAATCAAGTTGTCCTTGGTGCAAAAGAGACTCTAATAAGAAATAAACCAATTGTTATAGTTGAACAAAAAGGTTTTTCAAATGAATTCAATGATGGTCAATTCAAAGCAATTGAAACATTAGAATCATACGGGGCGAAAGTTATTGATAAAGTAGTAAAAGATTATATTTTATCTTGGTAA
- a CDS encoding DUF2970 domain-containing protein, producing the protein MKNLIFIIKSVLASFCGIQSNKKFDQDDSFIQKNGVSSFILIGFGLVFILGLVLYFIVDLILS; encoded by the coding sequence TTGAAAAATCTTATTTTTATAATCAAGAGCGTATTGGCTTCTTTTTGCGGAATTCAATCAAATAAAAAGTTTGATCAAGATGATAGCTTTATCCAAAAAAATGGTGTCTCAAGTTTTATTTTAATTGGTTTTGGTCTTGTCTTTATACTTGGTTTGGTTCTCTATTTTATAGTTGACTTGATTCTAAGCTAA